Proteins encoded by one window of Nocardia goodfellowii:
- a CDS encoding TY-Chap domain-containing protein — protein sequence MTTNWEEFVQELAQCLSKLPSRATLIIAAPGNRYVQFVQYDIKLSAELAGNQFLAQPISLDAADSLRDMGWEEPIMRREIDNWHRILFWPLSWNGLVEFARSVAFGLHDALGVDTPQDLRAMGWTEASGDLDLTVLGSIARRNSN from the coding sequence TGACCACGAATTGGGAAGAATTCGTGCAGGAACTGGCACAATGCCTCTCGAAGCTGCCGTCGCGGGCCACCCTGATCATCGCCGCCCCCGGCAACCGATACGTCCAGTTCGTGCAATACGACATCAAACTCTCCGCCGAGCTGGCGGGCAATCAATTCCTCGCCCAGCCCATTTCGCTCGACGCCGCCGACTCACTGCGGGATATGGGTTGGGAAGAGCCCATCATGCGGCGCGAAATCGACAACTGGCATCGCATCCTGTTCTGGCCGCTGTCCTGGAACGGGCTGGTCGAATTCGCTCGTTCCGTCGCCTTCGGCCTGCACGACGCGCTCGGTGTCGACACACCGCAGGATCTGCGCGCCATGGGCTGGACCGAAGCCTCCGGTGATCTGGATCTCACCGTCCTCGGCTCCATCGCCCGCCGCAACAGCAACTGA